A stretch of Acidovorax sp. RAC01 DNA encodes these proteins:
- the sbcB gene encoding exodeoxyribonuclease I, which produces MAPHTFLWHDYETFGANTRRDRPAQFAAIRTDAELNEIGAPLMIYCQPASDYLPDPVSCLITGITPQLCLERGVPEHQFAARIEAEFVQPGTIGVGYNTIRFDDEITRFMFWRNLIDPYAREWQNQCGRWDLLDVVRMTYALRPEGIQWPQKEDGSPSFKLEHLSKANGLLHEAAHDALSDVRATIALARLIRQHNPKLFDFALGLHKKDRVAAELRLPATPASARPFLHVSGMFPAERGCLAVMWPLASHPTNRNELIAWDLAHDPAPLATMGADEIRLRMFSKADALPEGVTRLPVKTIHLNKSPMVVGNVNTLTPALAQRWNIDLAAAAQHAETARALPDMSGIWPAVFSRPAEAAPDVDQDLYGGFVGDRDRRLLNDLRSMPGDKLAAARAAFDDPRLAELLWRYRARNFPGTLSEEEAERWEAHRAACLFDGAGGARTVEQLFTEIDELSETADDRAQDLLGALYDYAEQIAPER; this is translated from the coding sequence ATGGCTCCCCACACTTTCCTCTGGCACGACTACGAAACCTTCGGTGCCAACACGCGCCGCGACCGGCCCGCGCAGTTTGCCGCCATCCGCACCGATGCCGAGCTCAACGAGATCGGCGCGCCGCTGATGATCTACTGCCAGCCCGCCAGCGACTACCTGCCCGACCCGGTGTCCTGCCTCATTACCGGCATCACGCCCCAGCTGTGCCTGGAGCGGGGCGTGCCTGAGCACCAGTTTGCGGCCCGCATCGAGGCCGAATTCGTGCAGCCCGGCACCATTGGCGTGGGCTACAACACCATCCGGTTTGATGACGAGATCACGCGCTTCATGTTCTGGCGCAACCTGATCGACCCCTATGCCCGCGAGTGGCAAAACCAGTGCGGCCGCTGGGATCTGCTGGATGTGGTGCGGATGACCTACGCCTTGCGCCCCGAGGGCATCCAGTGGCCCCAAAAGGAAGACGGCTCGCCCAGCTTCAAGCTGGAGCACCTCTCCAAGGCCAACGGCCTGCTGCATGAGGCGGCCCACGATGCGCTGTCAGACGTGCGCGCCACCATTGCGCTGGCGCGGCTCATTCGCCAGCACAACCCCAAGCTGTTTGACTTTGCGCTGGGCCTGCACAAGAAGGACCGCGTGGCGGCCGAGCTGCGGCTGCCCGCTACGCCAGCGTCGGCCCGCCCGTTCCTGCATGTGTCGGGCATGTTCCCGGCCGAGCGTGGTTGCCTGGCGGTGATGTGGCCCCTGGCCAGCCACCCCACCAACCGCAACGAGCTGATCGCCTGGGACCTGGCCCACGACCCGGCCCCGCTGGCCACCATGGGCGCCGACGAGATCCGGCTGCGCATGTTCTCCAAAGCCGATGCGCTGCCCGAGGGCGTGACGCGGCTGCCGGTCAAGACCATCCACCTCAACAAGTCGCCGATGGTGGTGGGCAACGTCAACACCCTCACGCCCGCGCTGGCGCAGCGCTGGAACATCGACCTGGCTGCCGCCGCGCAGCACGCCGAAACCGCCCGTGCCTTGCCCGACATGAGTGGCATCTGGCCCGCCGTGTTCAGCCGCCCGGCGGAGGCCGCGCCGGATGTGGACCAGGACCTGTACGGTGGCTTTGTGGGCGACCGCGACCGGCGCCTGCTGAACGACCTGCGCAGCATGCCCGGCGACAAGCTGGCTGCGGCGCGTGCCGCTTTTGACGACCCGCGTCTGGCCGAGCTGCTGTGGCGCTACCGGGCCCGCAACTTCCCCGGCACGTTGAGCGAAGAGGAAGCGGAGCGCTGGGAAGCCCACCGCGCCGCCTGCCTGTTCGATGGCGCGGGCGGTGCCCGCACGGTGGAGCAGCTGTTCACCGAGATCGACGAGCTGTCGGAAACGGCAGATGACCGTGCCCAGGACCTGCTGGGCGCCCTGTACGATTACGCCGAGCAGATTGCACCGGAACGGTAG
- a CDS encoding cystathionine gamma-synthase family protein has protein sequence MTTPHQPSFTTQIVHADRLGGAEHGAIHKPIHTSVQYGYDKVEDLIAVFQGTAKGGFNYARQGTPTTAALESKITQMEQGLGTIVFSTGMAGICAIFMTLLKAGDHLVASQYVFGNTNSVFGTLANLGIEITTVDVTDAAQVAAAVRPNTRMVFVETIANPGTQIPDLAGIGALCRQHGLLYVVDNTVASPYIFRAGTVGAGLVVNSLTKSIGGHGDALGGAVTDTGLYDWSGYPNIFAAYCKGDSKGWGLQQLRKKGLRDMGGTLSSHAAHQLAVGAETLALRMERTSATALALARWLEQQPAVARVLYPMLESHPQHAQAKQHFRAGSWLLSFELRDADQCLTVCNRLQLPIKATGLADTRTLIIPVAHTIFWEAGPAVRATMGIADGMIRLSIGLEEADDLLADFAQALSGL, from the coding sequence ATGACGACACCGCACCAGCCCAGCTTCACTACCCAGATCGTCCACGCCGACCGGCTGGGCGGCGCAGAGCACGGCGCCATCCACAAGCCCATCCACACCTCGGTGCAGTACGGCTACGACAAGGTCGAAGACCTGATTGCCGTCTTCCAGGGCACCGCCAAGGGCGGCTTCAACTACGCCCGCCAGGGCACACCCACCACGGCGGCGCTCGAATCGAAAATCACCCAGATGGAGCAGGGCCTGGGCACCATCGTGTTCTCCACCGGCATGGCGGGCATCTGCGCCATCTTCATGACGCTGCTGAAGGCGGGCGACCACCTGGTGGCCAGCCAGTACGTGTTTGGCAACACCAACAGCGTGTTCGGCACGCTGGCCAACCTGGGCATCGAGATCACCACCGTGGACGTGACCGATGCCGCCCAGGTGGCCGCTGCGGTTCGGCCCAACACCCGCATGGTGTTTGTCGAGACCATCGCCAACCCCGGCACGCAGATTCCGGACCTGGCCGGCATCGGCGCGCTTTGCAGGCAGCACGGCCTGCTGTACGTGGTCGACAACACGGTGGCATCGCCGTACATCTTCCGCGCGGGCACTGTGGGCGCAGGGCTGGTGGTGAATTCGCTCACCAAGAGCATCGGCGGCCACGGCGATGCCCTGGGCGGCGCCGTCACCGACACCGGCCTGTACGACTGGAGCGGCTACCCCAACATCTTTGCCGCCTACTGCAAGGGCGATTCCAAGGGCTGGGGCCTGCAGCAGCTGCGCAAGAAGGGCCTGCGCGACATGGGCGGCACGCTGTCGTCCCACGCCGCGCACCAGCTGGCGGTAGGCGCCGAAACCCTGGCCCTGCGCATGGAGCGCACCAGCGCCACGGCCCTGGCACTGGCCCGCTGGCTGGAGCAGCAACCGGCCGTCGCGCGCGTGCTGTACCCCATGCTCGAATCGCATCCCCAGCATGCGCAGGCCAAGCAGCATTTCCGGGCGGGCTCGTGGCTGCTGTCGTTCGAGCTGCGCGATGCCGACCAGTGCCTGACCGTGTGCAACCGCCTGCAGCTGCCCATCAAGGCCACGGGCCTGGCCGATACGCGCACGCTGATCATCCCGGTGGCGCACACCATCTTCTGGGAGGCCGGCCCCGCAGTGCGCGCCACCATGGGCATTGCCGACGGCATGATCCGCCTGTCGATCGGGCTGGAAGAGGCTGACGACCTGCTGGCCGACTTTGCACAGGCGCTGTCGGGGCTCTGA
- a CDS encoding nucleoside recognition domain-containing protein → MLNTLWLGFFIVAAVSALSQWLVGGNAQIFAAMVESLFAMAKLSVEVMVLLFGTLTLWLGFLRIAEKAGIVETLARWLSPLFAKLMPGVPRGHPALGLMTLNFAANALGLDNAATPMGLKAMKALQELNPEPDTATNAQILFLVLNASSLTLLPVTIFMYRLQQGAADPTLVFLPILLATSASTLVGLLAVALVQRLPLFSPVVLAYLLPLGLGLAAFMALLATLSAAALAQLSSLLGNLTLFALIVFFVAVGAWRKVPVYEAFVEGAREGFDVARGLLPYLVAMLCAVGVFRASGALGYVLEGIRWCVEGLGMDTRFVDALPTALVKPFSGSAARAMLIETMQTQGVDSFAALAAATIQGSTETTFYVLAVYFGAVGVQRARHAVGCALLAELAGVVAAIGVCYWFFG, encoded by the coding sequence ATGCTGAACACGCTATGGCTGGGTTTTTTCATCGTGGCAGCGGTGTCGGCGCTGTCGCAGTGGCTGGTGGGCGGCAATGCCCAGATCTTTGCCGCCATGGTCGAGTCGCTGTTTGCCATGGCCAAGCTGTCGGTCGAGGTGATGGTGCTGCTGTTTGGCACGCTCACGCTCTGGCTCGGCTTTTTGCGCATTGCCGAGAAGGCGGGCATTGTCGAAACGCTGGCGCGGTGGCTGTCGCCGCTGTTTGCCAAGCTGATGCCCGGCGTGCCGCGCGGCCACCCGGCCCTGGGCCTGATGACGCTGAACTTTGCGGCCAATGCCCTGGGCCTGGACAACGCGGCCACGCCCATGGGCCTGAAAGCCATGAAGGCGCTGCAGGAGCTGAACCCCGAGCCCGACACCGCCACCAACGCGCAGATCCTGTTTCTGGTGCTCAACGCCTCGTCGCTCACCTTGCTGCCCGTCACGATCTTCATGTACCGGCTGCAGCAGGGCGCGGCCGACCCGACGCTGGTGTTCCTGCCCATCCTGCTGGCCACATCGGCTTCCACGCTGGTGGGCCTGCTGGCCGTGGCGCTGGTGCAGCGCCTGCCGCTGTTCAGCCCGGTGGTGCTGGCCTACCTGCTGCCGCTGGGGCTCGGGCTCGCGGCCTTCATGGCGCTGCTGGCCACCCTCAGCGCGGCGGCGCTGGCGCAGCTGTCGTCGCTGCTGGGCAACCTCACGCTGTTCGCACTCATCGTGTTCTTTGTGGCGGTGGGCGCGTGGCGCAAGGTACCGGTGTACGAGGCCTTTGTGGAGGGCGCACGCGAGGGCTTTGACGTAGCCCGGGGCCTGCTGCCCTACCTGGTGGCCATGCTGTGCGCGGTGGGCGTGTTTCGCGCATCGGGCGCGCTGGGCTATGTGCTGGAGGGCATCCGCTGGTGCGTGGAAGGGCTGGGCATGGACACGCGCTTTGTCGACGCGCTGCCCACCGCGCTGGTCAAGCCGTTTTCGGGCAGCGCCGCCCGCGCCATGCTGATCGAGACCATGCAGACCCAGGGCGTGGACAGCTTTGCCGCGCTGGCGGCCGCCACCATCCAGGGCAGCACGGAGACCACGTTCTACGTGCTGGCCGTGTACTTTGGCGCGGTGGGTGTGCAGCGGGCGCGGCACGCGGTGGGCTGCGCGCTGCTGGCCGAGCTGGCCGGCGTGGTGGCTGCAATTGGCGTGTGCTACTGGTTCTTTGGCTGA
- a CDS encoding YebC/PmpR family DNA-binding transcriptional regulator: MGAQWKAKGKAQVADARGKLFGKLVKEITVAARGGADPASNARLRLVVEQARKASMPKDTLERAIKKGSGTGADAVSYERVIYEGFAPHQVAVMVECLTDNVNRTAPEMRVLFRKGQLGTSGSVSWDFNHVGMIEAEPATPDADPELAAIEAGAQDFEAGDEEGTTTFWTDPTDLDLVSRALPAHGFNVLSVKLGYKPKNPVNPANLTPEQLEEVEAFLAAIDGNDDVQNVFVSLAG; this comes from the coding sequence ATGGGCGCGCAGTGGAAAGCAAAGGGCAAGGCACAGGTCGCTGATGCCAGGGGCAAGCTGTTTGGCAAGCTGGTCAAGGAAATCACCGTGGCCGCACGCGGCGGGGCAGACCCGGCCAGCAATGCCCGGCTGCGCCTGGTGGTCGAGCAGGCCCGCAAGGCCTCGATGCCCAAAGACACGCTAGAGCGCGCCATCAAGAAGGGTTCGGGCACGGGTGCCGATGCCGTCAGCTACGAGCGTGTGATCTACGAAGGCTTTGCGCCGCACCAGGTCGCCGTCATGGTCGAGTGCCTGACCGACAACGTCAACCGCACCGCGCCTGAAATGCGGGTGCTGTTCCGCAAGGGGCAGCTGGGCACGTCCGGCTCGGTGTCGTGGGACTTCAACCACGTCGGCATGATCGAGGCCGAGCCCGCCACGCCCGACGCCGATCCGGAACTGGCCGCCATCGAAGCCGGTGCGCAGGACTTTGAAGCCGGCGACGAAGAGGGAACCACCACGTTCTGGACGGATCCTACAGACCTCGACCTGGTGAGCCGCGCGCTGCCCGCCCACGGTTTCAACGTGCTGTCGGTCAAGCTGGGCTACAAGCCCAAGAACCCGGTGAACCCCGCCAACCTTACGCCCGAACAGCTGGAGGAAGTCGAGGCTTTCCTGGCGGCCATCGATGGCAACGACGATGTGCAAAACGTGTTTGTGAGCCTGGCCGGTTGA
- a CDS encoding DnaJ domain-containing protein codes for MSADHYAALGVAANATLADIKKAFRQKASFYHPDRNDAPDAAQRFQAVQKAYEVLSDDDARQAYDDNRRRNLLDDPLQTATEIWQSYSSRIFSATGSH; via the coding sequence ATGAGCGCAGACCACTACGCAGCCCTGGGGGTTGCCGCCAACGCCACCCTGGCCGACATCAAAAAGGCTTTTCGCCAGAAGGCATCGTTCTATCACCCCGACCGTAACGATGCGCCGGATGCGGCGCAACGGTTTCAGGCGGTGCAAAAGGCCTACGAGGTGCTGTCTGACGACGATGCGCGCCAGGCCTATGACGACAATCGCCGCCGCAATTTGCTGGACGACCCGTTGCAGACCGCAACGGAAATCTGGCAGTCCTATTCATCGCGCATTTTTTCTGCCACGGGTTCCCATTGA
- a CDS encoding GGDEF domain-containing protein has translation MHSPTLIITAAIFCSLVTSVLYAVWAFNRDVPGLKLWTLSFFAASTFAVNLLLRDVLPEVVAVALAQVSVGATSCLCWLGGRAYMGRHPLHPYQRACVGLAFVALFVLSVYFSAVDPKPGLRFALVSSFAGVFFLLTAQTVAQGRVRQVPARYLFAAIVGAHGLFVLLRPLMFKLAQPGNMANPDADLLAMLSQFVVLESTIAVVMIGFGTLMLTNEFITTALRRLAEMDPLTQVFNRRAFLTLLDKAMSSGQRTGAPLPVLVLDLDHFKAVNDTRGHRGGDEVLRHFVQVALRCLRNEDVIGRLGGEEFGVFLPNSDAAGAVAVAERLRAMLAASPAYGDTAQPVRMTVSIGVALATENEAADTVLQRADEAMYLAKQRGRNRVEILPPAAVPAV, from the coding sequence ATGCACAGCCCCACCCTCATCATTACGGCCGCGATTTTCTGTTCGCTGGTGACCAGCGTGCTGTACGCGGTGTGGGCGTTCAACAGAGACGTCCCCGGGCTCAAGCTGTGGACCCTGTCTTTCTTTGCTGCATCCACGTTTGCCGTCAACCTGTTGCTGCGCGACGTGTTGCCTGAGGTCGTTGCAGTGGCGCTGGCGCAGGTGTCGGTGGGGGCAACCTCTTGTCTGTGCTGGCTGGGCGGGCGGGCCTACATGGGGCGGCACCCGCTGCATCCGTACCAGCGCGCCTGCGTGGGGCTGGCATTTGTGGCGCTGTTCGTGCTGTCGGTCTACTTCTCGGCAGTCGATCCCAAGCCCGGCCTGCGGTTTGCGCTGGTCAGCTCTTTCGCAGGCGTGTTCTTTCTGCTGACAGCGCAAACGGTTGCGCAGGGCCGGGTGCGCCAGGTCCCAGCACGCTACCTTTTTGCGGCGATCGTGGGGGCGCACGGGTTGTTTGTGCTGCTGCGCCCGCTGATGTTCAAGCTGGCGCAGCCCGGGAACATGGCCAACCCCGATGCCGACCTGCTGGCGATGCTGTCGCAGTTTGTGGTGCTTGAATCGACCATCGCCGTCGTGATGATCGGTTTTGGCACGCTGATGCTGACCAACGAATTCATCACCACCGCGTTGCGGCGGTTGGCCGAGATGGACCCGCTCACGCAGGTGTTCAACCGCCGAGCCTTCCTCACGCTGCTCGACAAGGCCATGAGCAGCGGCCAGCGCACGGGCGCACCGCTGCCCGTGCTGGTGCTGGACCTTGATCATTTCAAGGCCGTCAATGACACGCGCGGCCACCGGGGCGGCGATGAGGTGCTGCGCCATTTTGTGCAGGTGGCACTGCGCTGTCTGCGCAACGAAGACGTGATCGGGCGCCTGGGCGGCGAGGAATTCGGGGTGTTCCTGCCCAACTCCGACGCCGCCGGTGCAGTGGCCGTGGCGGAGCGCCTGCGGGCGATGCTGGCTGCCAGCCCCGCCTATGGCGACACCGCCCAGCCCGTGCGGATGACGGTGAGCATCGGCGTGGCCCTTGCCACCGAAAACGAAGCGGCGGATACCGTGCTCCAGAGGGCCGACGAAGCCATGTACCTGGCCAAGCAGCGCGGGCGCAACCGCGTGGAGATCCTGCCCCCGGCGGCAGTGCCTGCGGTCTAG
- a CDS encoding amidohydrolase family protein, with translation MLDLLLTHATLPDGRQNMSIAVQDGRIAEVTPGLQAPAHETVDAGGLLVSPPFVDAHFHMDSTLSYGQPRVNESGTLLEGIALWGELKPTLTHDAIVQRALQYCDMAVARGLLAIRSHVDTSHASLLPVHALLDVKQRVAPYLDLQLVAFPQDGVLRAPGGLDHLQRALDLGVDVVGGIPHFERTYAQGTESVRLLCELAAARGKRVDMHCDESDDPMSRHVETLAYETRRLGLHGRVTGSHLTSMHSMDNYYVSKLIPLMAEAGLGVVASPLINITLQGRHDTYPKRRGMTRVPELMAAGLTVAFGHDCVLDPWYSGGSADMLEAAHMGLHVAQMTSQAAMRQCFDAVTVNPARLLGLEGYGLAPGCHADFVLLHARSPADAIRLRAARLGVWRRGTLVASQPAPTARLQLPGRPSSLDFV, from the coding sequence ATGCTCGACCTCCTCCTCACCCACGCCACCCTGCCCGACGGCCGCCAGAACATGTCGATTGCCGTGCAGGACGGCCGCATTGCCGAGGTGACGCCGGGGCTGCAGGCGCCCGCCCATGAAACCGTGGACGCGGGCGGCCTGCTCGTGAGCCCGCCGTTTGTGGACGCGCACTTTCACATGGATTCCACCCTGAGCTACGGCCAGCCGCGCGTGAACGAGAGCGGCACGCTGCTGGAGGGCATTGCGCTGTGGGGCGAACTCAAGCCCACGCTGACGCACGACGCCATCGTGCAGCGCGCGCTGCAGTACTGCGACATGGCCGTGGCGCGGGGGCTGCTGGCCATTCGCAGCCATGTGGACACCAGCCACGCTAGCCTGCTGCCCGTGCATGCGCTGCTCGACGTAAAGCAGCGCGTGGCGCCCTACCTGGACCTGCAACTGGTGGCCTTCCCGCAAGACGGCGTGCTGCGCGCACCCGGTGGGCTCGATCACCTCCAACGCGCCCTCGACCTGGGCGTGGACGTGGTCGGCGGCATCCCGCACTTTGAACGCACCTACGCGCAGGGCACCGAGAGCGTGAGGCTCCTGTGCGAACTGGCGGCCGCACGGGGCAAGCGTGTGGACATGCATTGCGACGAATCCGACGACCCGATGTCGCGCCATGTGGAGACCCTGGCGTATGAAACCCGGCGCCTGGGCCTGCACGGGCGGGTCACAGGTTCGCACCTGACCTCCATGCACAGCATGGACAACTACTACGTGAGCAAGCTCATTCCCCTGATGGCCGAAGCGGGGCTGGGCGTGGTGGCCAGCCCGCTCATCAACATCACGCTGCAGGGCCGCCACGACACCTACCCCAAACGCCGCGGCATGACCCGCGTGCCCGAGCTGATGGCCGCGGGCCTGACCGTGGCGTTTGGGCACGACTGCGTGCTGGACCCCTGGTACAGCGGCGGCAGCGCCGACATGCTGGAGGCCGCCCACATGGGCCTGCATGTGGCACAGATGACCAGCCAGGCCGCCATGCGCCAGTGCTTTGATGCCGTGACCGTGAACCCTGCCCGCCTGCTCGGGCTGGAGGGTTACGGCCTGGCGCCCGGCTGCCATGCCGACTTCGTGCTGCTGCACGCGCGCAGCCCGGCAGACGCTATCCGCCTGCGCGCTGCACGCCTGGGCGTGTGGCGGCGTGGCACTCTGGTGGCCAGCCAGCCGGCGCCCACAGCCCGGCTTCAGCTGCCAGGGCGGCCGTCCAGCTTAGACTTTGTTTAA
- the upp gene encoding uracil phosphoribosyltransferase: MSNVTVINHPLVQHKLTLMRKKDASTNSFRRLLGELSTLMAYEVTRDMPLQDVEIETPLETMTGKVIDGKKLVLVSILRAGNGFLDGMLNVVPGARVGHIGLYRDPATLQPVEYYFKMPAEMDERDIIVVDPMLATGNSAAACVDRLKKLNPRSIKFVCLLAAPEGIATMQKAHPDVPIFTAAIDRELSDHGYILPGLGDAGDRIFGTK; the protein is encoded by the coding sequence ATGAGCAACGTCACCGTCATCAACCACCCCCTCGTCCAGCACAAGCTCACGCTCATGCGCAAGAAGGACGCCAGCACCAACAGCTTTCGCCGCCTGCTGGGCGAGCTGTCCACGCTCATGGCCTATGAAGTCACACGCGACATGCCACTGCAGGACGTGGAGATCGAAACCCCCCTGGAAACGATGACCGGCAAGGTCATCGATGGCAAGAAGCTGGTGCTGGTGTCCATCCTGCGCGCGGGCAACGGCTTTCTGGACGGCATGCTCAACGTGGTGCCCGGCGCCCGTGTGGGCCACATCGGCCTGTACCGCGACCCGGCCACGCTGCAACCGGTGGAGTACTACTTCAAGATGCCCGCCGAGATGGACGAGCGCGACATCATCGTGGTCGACCCCATGCTGGCCACCGGCAACTCGGCCGCCGCGTGCGTGGACCGCCTCAAAAAGCTCAACCCGCGCTCCATCAAGTTCGTGTGCCTCCTGGCAGCCCCCGAAGGCATCGCCACCATGCAAAAGGCCCACCCCGACGTGCCGATCTTCACTGCCGCCATCGACCGCGAGCTGAGCGACCACGGCTACATCCTGCCGGGTCTGGGCGATGCGGGCGACCGGATTTTCGGGACGAAGTAA